A window from Sphingopyxis alaskensis RB2256 encodes these proteins:
- a CDS encoding UDP-N-acetylmuramoyl-L-alanyl-D-glutamate--2,6-diaminopimelate ligase has protein sequence MRLAALLDDADWAGPNPVVTGLAIDHRKVAPGTLFGAFVGERFNGEDFIPDAVAAGAVAVVARPDAKVDGAVHVADANPRRAFAHIAARFFHRFPATCVAVTGTNGKTSTVEMTRQLWRMAGFNAASIGTLGITTSVDSASTGLTTPDIVTFLSNMSGLAVEGVTHAAFEASSHGLDQYRTEGLPVKAAAFTNLSHDHLDYHGTMEAYLAAKMRLFREVVQPGGAAIVWADDAHSAAVIEAARARDVRVLTVGQAGEALRLVSRTPTQLGQLLVIAAGDVTHKVTLPLIGAYQAANALVAAGLVIATGGDVALTLANLARLQPVRGRLERAAIARSGAPIYVDYAHTPDAIEAALDALRPHATGRLILVFGAGGDRDQAKRPEMGRVAAAKADLLIITDDNPRGEDPAVIRDAIAAAAPGAQVIGDRRAAIAAAIAAARADDIICIAGKGHEQGQIVGRGDDMRVIPFDDVSVAREEAA, from the coding sequence ATGCGTCTCGCCGCGCTGCTGGACGATGCCGACTGGGCGGGGCCCAATCCCGTCGTCACCGGGCTTGCCATCGATCATCGCAAAGTGGCGCCGGGAACACTTTTCGGCGCCTTCGTCGGTGAACGGTTCAACGGCGAGGATTTCATTCCCGACGCGGTGGCGGCGGGCGCGGTCGCGGTCGTCGCGCGGCCTGACGCGAAGGTTGACGGTGCGGTCCATGTCGCCGACGCCAATCCGCGCCGCGCCTTTGCGCATATCGCCGCGCGCTTTTTTCATCGCTTTCCGGCAACCTGCGTTGCGGTGACGGGCACCAACGGCAAGACATCGACGGTCGAAATGACGCGCCAATTGTGGCGCATGGCGGGCTTCAACGCCGCGTCGATCGGCACACTCGGCATCACCACGTCGGTCGACAGCGCCTCGACGGGCCTGACCACGCCCGACATCGTGACCTTCCTCAGCAATATGTCGGGGCTGGCGGTCGAGGGCGTGACGCACGCGGCGTTCGAGGCATCGAGCCACGGGCTCGACCAGTATCGCACCGAAGGGCTTCCGGTGAAGGCGGCGGCGTTCACCAACCTCAGCCACGACCATCTCGATTATCACGGGACGATGGAGGCCTATCTCGCCGCCAAGATGCGGCTGTTCCGCGAGGTTGTCCAGCCGGGCGGCGCGGCCATCGTCTGGGCCGACGATGCCCATTCGGCGGCGGTTATCGAGGCGGCGCGCGCTCGCGATGTCCGGGTACTGACGGTCGGGCAGGCGGGCGAGGCGCTGCGTCTCGTGTCGCGCACGCCGACGCAGCTTGGCCAGTTGCTCGTCATCGCGGCGGGCGATGTCACGCACAAGGTCACGCTGCCGCTGATCGGCGCCTATCAGGCGGCGAACGCGCTCGTTGCCGCGGGCCTCGTCATCGCGACGGGCGGCGACGTGGCGCTGACGCTTGCCAATCTCGCGCGGCTCCAGCCGGTGCGCGGGCGGCTCGAACGGGCCGCCATCGCACGGTCGGGCGCCCCCATCTATGTCGATTATGCGCATACCCCTGATGCAATCGAGGCGGCGCTCGACGCGCTGCGCCCGCACGCCACCGGCCGGCTGATCCTCGTCTTTGGTGCCGGCGGCGACCGCGATCAGGCGAAGCGGCCGGAGATGGGACGGGTCGCCGCCGCCAAGGCCGACCTGCTGATCATCACCGACGACAATCCGCGCGGCGAAGACCCCGCCGTCATTCGCGACGCGATTGCCGCGGCGGCGCCCGGCGCGCAGGTGATCGGCGACCGCCGCGCCGCCATCGCCGCCGCCATCGCCGCGGCGCGCGCCGACGACATCATCTGCATCGCGGGCAAGGGACACGAACAGGGACAGATCGTCGGGCGCGGCGACGACATGCGCGTCATTCCTTTCGACGATGTGAGCGTCGCGCGCGAGGAGGCGGCATGA
- the murF gene encoding UDP-N-acetylmuramoyl-tripeptide--D-alanyl-D-alanine ligase, with protein MTTPLWTARTIAQATGGIASADFTVSGVAFDSREVTRGDLFIAMKGENADGHSFIDKAIAAGAAGIVCETAIDHPHVRVADSAAALNALGTASRARSHGRIIGVTGSAGKTGTKEALFAALDRFRPGKAHRSVKSYNNHVGVPLSLARMPSTADFGIFEMGMNHAGELAALTRIVRPHVAIVTTIAPAHMEFFGSEEAIADAKGEIFEGLEPGGTAIIPFDSPHYARLRAKAEQHAAHIVSFGLAEGADVRAVDWLPDGKGGSLVTAQVQDALLCFTIAQAGAHWVANSLAVLAAVKAVGGDLPAAGLAFAEMPGLTGRGARHRIAVPGGHILVIDESYNANPASMAATIGQLAGESADRKVAILGAMKELGPGGEAYHAGLAAPLVAAGVQFALLVGEEMAPLAKALEGRIDFAHVPAHPDATARLGGLIRPGDAVLVKGSNSVGLSHVVTALINGDY; from the coding sequence ATGACCACCCCGCTCTGGACCGCGCGCACCATCGCCCAAGCGACTGGCGGAATCGCCAGCGCCGATTTCACCGTGAGCGGCGTCGCCTTCGATTCGCGCGAAGTCACCAGGGGCGATCTCTTCATCGCGATGAAGGGCGAGAATGCCGACGGGCACAGCTTCATCGACAAGGCGATTGCCGCGGGCGCCGCGGGCATTGTCTGCGAAACGGCGATCGACCATCCGCATGTGCGCGTTGCCGACAGCGCCGCGGCGCTGAACGCTCTGGGCACCGCGTCGCGTGCGCGCAGCCACGGCCGCATCATCGGCGTCACGGGGTCGGCGGGCAAGACGGGGACAAAGGAAGCGCTGTTCGCGGCGCTCGACCGCTTCCGGCCCGGCAAGGCGCATCGCTCGGTCAAAAGCTACAACAATCATGTCGGCGTTCCCTTGAGCCTCGCGCGGATGCCGTCGACCGCCGATTTCGGCATATTCGAGATGGGGATGAACCATGCGGGCGAACTCGCCGCGCTGACCCGCATCGTGCGCCCGCATGTCGCCATCGTCACCACCATCGCGCCCGCGCACATGGAGTTTTTTGGCAGCGAGGAAGCGATTGCCGACGCAAAGGGCGAGATTTTCGAGGGGCTGGAGCCCGGCGGAACCGCGATCATCCCCTTCGACAGCCCGCATTATGCGCGCCTTCGCGCCAAGGCCGAGCAACATGCGGCGCATATCGTCAGCTTCGGGCTGGCCGAGGGCGCCGACGTGCGCGCGGTCGACTGGCTTCCCGACGGGAAGGGCGGCTCGCTCGTCACCGCCCAGGTGCAGGACGCGCTCCTTTGCTTCACCATCGCGCAGGCGGGGGCACATTGGGTCGCCAATTCGCTCGCGGTGCTGGCGGCGGTGAAGGCGGTCGGCGGCGACCTTCCCGCGGCGGGGCTTGCCTTTGCCGAAATGCCGGGCCTCACCGGACGCGGCGCGCGCCATCGGATCGCGGTGCCCGGCGGGCATATCCTCGTCATCGACGAAAGCTATAATGCCAATCCCGCCTCGATGGCGGCGACGATCGGTCAGCTCGCAGGCGAATCCGCCGACCGTAAGGTGGCGATTCTGGGCGCGATGAAGGAGCTTGGACCGGGCGGCGAGGCCTATCATGCGGGCCTCGCGGCTCCGCTCGTCGCAGCAGGCGTGCAATTCGCCCTGCTAGTCGGCGAAGAGATGGCGCCGCTCGCCAAAGCGCTTGAGGGACGCATCGATTTCGCGCATGTGCCCGCGCACCCCGACGCCACGGCGCGACTGGGCGGCCTCATCCGTCCCGGCGATGCAGTGCTCGTCAAGGGATCGAACAGCGTCGGCCTGTCGCATGTCGTGACGGCGCTGATCAACGGGGATTATTGA
- the mraY gene encoding phospho-N-acetylmuramoyl-pentapeptide-transferase, protein MLYWLAEWLGFPGALNLIRYLSFRSGAAVATAMILGLWIGPRFILMLRMRQGKGQPIRDDGPQSHLAKKGTPTMGGLMILISLMISALLWMDLSNRFVWACLFVTAGFAVVGFLDDYDKVTKSSHRGIPGRVRLLVEFLIAGVAVLLIVSRTGTDLYLPFFSGIVIPLGPFYYVFAMVLIVGFGNAVNLTDGLDGLATFPVIIASLTFLVIVYLSGNVKFAGYLGIPHVPGAGELAVFAAAIIGACLAFLWFNAPPAAVFMGDTGSLALGGALATIAVTAQHELVLVLVGGLFVVEALSVIIQVFWYKRTGKRVFRMAPIHHHFEQLGWPESTVVIRFWIVSIVLALAGLATLKLR, encoded by the coding sequence ATGTTATACTGGCTGGCGGAATGGCTTGGCTTTCCGGGGGCGCTCAATCTCATCCGCTACCTGAGCTTCCGCTCGGGCGCTGCGGTTGCGACCGCGATGATCCTCGGCCTGTGGATCGGTCCGCGCTTCATCCTGATGCTGCGGATGCGGCAGGGCAAGGGGCAGCCGATCCGCGACGACGGCCCGCAAAGCCATCTTGCCAAAAAGGGCACGCCGACGATGGGCGGGCTGATGATCCTCATTTCGCTGATGATCTCCGCGCTCCTCTGGATGGACCTCTCCAACCGCTTTGTCTGGGCCTGTCTGTTCGTCACCGCGGGCTTTGCGGTCGTCGGTTTCCTCGACGATTATGACAAGGTGACCAAATCGAGCCATCGCGGCATTCCGGGGCGGGTGCGGCTGCTTGTCGAGTTCCTCATCGCCGGGGTCGCGGTGTTGCTGATCGTCTCGCGCACGGGCACCGACCTCTATCTGCCCTTTTTCAGCGGCATCGTGATTCCGCTCGGCCCCTTTTATTATGTTTTCGCGATGGTGCTGATCGTCGGTTTCGGCAATGCCGTGAACCTGACCGACGGGCTCGACGGGCTCGCGACATTCCCGGTCATCATCGCCAGCCTGACCTTCCTTGTCATCGTCTATCTGTCGGGCAACGTGAAGTTCGCCGGCTATCTCGGCATCCCGCATGTCCCCGGCGCGGGCGAGCTGGCCGTATTTGCCGCGGCGATCATCGGCGCCTGCCTCGCCTTCCTGTGGTTCAACGCGCCCCCCGCGGCGGTGTTCATGGGCGACACGGGCAGCCTTGCGCTCGGCGGTGCGCTGGCGACGATCGCGGTGACGGCGCAGCATGAACTTGTGCTCGTCCTCGTCGGCGGGCTGTTCGTTGTCGAGGCGCTGTCGGTGATCATCCAGGTCTTCTGGTACAAGCGCACCGGCAAGCGCGTGTTTCGCATGGCGCCGATCCACCATCATTTCGAGCAGCTCGGCTGGCCCGAATCCACCGTCGTCATTCGCTTCTGGATCGTCTCGATCGTCCTGGCGCTTGCGGGACTCGCGACCTTGAAGCTGCGGTGA
- the murB gene encoding UDP-N-acetylmuramate dehydrogenase produces the protein MSATATLPAVRGKLTPQAPLAPLVWFKSGGAADWLFEPKDVDDLADFLRDLDPAIPVMALGLGSNLIVRDGGFPGVVVRLGKAFAKVEPIDATTLRCGGGASGILVSSTARDAGIAGMEFLRSIPGTVGGFVRMNGGAYGGEVKDILVDCDVVLRSGERKTLALADLGYTYRHSELPEGAVVVGATFRGRPGASAAIQAEMDRISASREASQPLRSRTGGSTFKNPAGHKAWQLVDAAGCRGLMVGGAQVSEKHTNFLINTGDATSADIEALGEEVRRRVKDKSGIELQWEIQRVGKAE, from the coding sequence GTGAGCGCAACCGCCACCCTGCCGGCCGTTCGCGGCAAGCTCACCCCGCAAGCCCCGCTCGCCCCGCTCGTCTGGTTCAAGTCGGGTGGCGCCGCCGACTGGCTGTTCGAGCCGAAGGACGTCGACGACCTCGCCGATTTCCTGCGCGACCTCGATCCGGCGATCCCGGTGATGGCGCTCGGCCTCGGCTCGAACCTCATCGTCCGCGACGGCGGATTTCCCGGCGTCGTCGTCCGGCTGGGCAAGGCTTTCGCCAAGGTGGAACCGATCGACGCCACCACATTGCGCTGCGGCGGCGGAGCGTCGGGCATTCTCGTTTCCTCGACCGCGCGCGACGCGGGGATTGCGGGGATGGAGTTCCTGCGTTCGATTCCCGGCACCGTCGGCGGCTTCGTGCGCATGAACGGCGGCGCCTATGGCGGTGAGGTCAAGGATATATTGGTCGATTGCGACGTCGTGCTGCGCTCGGGCGAACGCAAGACGCTCGCACTTGCCGACCTCGGCTACACCTATCGCCACAGCGAACTGCCCGAGGGCGCGGTGGTCGTCGGCGCGACCTTTCGTGGCCGGCCCGGCGCATCGGCGGCGATCCAGGCCGAGATGGACCGCATCTCGGCGAGCCGCGAGGCCTCGCAGCCGCTGCGTTCGAGAACCGGCGGCTCGACCTTCAAGAACCCCGCCGGGCACAAGGCCTGGCAACTGGTCGACGCGGCCGGGTGCCGCGGGCTGATGGTCGGCGGCGCGCAGGTCAGCGAGAAACACACCAATTTCCTGATCAATACCGGCGATGCGACGAGCGCCGATATCGAG
- the murC gene encoding UDP-N-acetylmuramate--L-alanine ligase → MRGVATDIGTIHFIGIGGIGMSGIAEVMHNLGYRVQGSDIADSYVVEGLRKRGIKVAIGHAPENVDGVAVVVTSTAVKRGNPEVEAALAQRIPIVRRAEMLAELMRLKSTVAIAGTHGKTTTTSLVAALLDAGGIDPTVINGGIINNYGSNARLGASDWMVVEADESDGSFLRLDGTIAVVTNIDPEHLDHYGSFDAIKDAFVEFIENVPFYGAAMLCLDHPEVQAIIPRIRDRRIITYGFSAQADVRGTNVTPGPDGNRFDVVVRDRDGNSRTIEGIHLPMSGRHNVQNALAAVAVALHMGVPDEKIVSGFNGFAGVKRRFTKVGEIVTDEGVVTVIDDYAHHPVEIRAVLSAAREGAGAGRVVAVVQPHRFTRLRDHMDDFQQAFNDADMVLALPVYAAGESPIEGVSSDALVRGLRDRGHRQANVVADADALAASLAASIKAGDLGAGDMIICLGAGDITKMAAGLASAVEGAA, encoded by the coding sequence ATGCGCGGCGTCGCGACCGACATCGGAACCATCCACTTCATCGGCATCGGCGGCATCGGCATGTCGGGGATCGCCGAGGTGATGCATAATCTGGGTTATCGGGTACAGGGCAGCGACATTGCCGACAGCTATGTCGTCGAAGGGCTGAGGAAGCGCGGGATCAAGGTCGCGATCGGCCATGCGCCGGAGAATGTCGACGGCGTTGCGGTCGTCGTCACCTCGACCGCGGTGAAACGCGGCAATCCCGAGGTGGAAGCCGCGCTGGCGCAGCGCATCCCGATCGTCCGCCGCGCCGAAATGCTCGCCGAACTGATGCGGCTGAAATCGACCGTCGCCATCGCCGGGACGCACGGCAAGACGACGACGACCAGCCTTGTCGCCGCGCTGCTCGATGCCGGCGGGATCGACCCGACGGTGATCAACGGCGGCATCATCAACAATTATGGCTCGAACGCGCGGCTCGGCGCGTCGGACTGGATGGTGGTCGAGGCCGACGAGAGCGACGGCAGCTTTCTGCGACTCGACGGCACGATCGCGGTCGTCACCAATATCGACCCCGAACATCTCGACCATTATGGCAGCTTCGACGCGATCAAGGACGCGTTCGTCGAGTTTATCGAAAATGTGCCCTTTTACGGCGCGGCGATGCTCTGCCTCGACCATCCGGAGGTGCAGGCGATCATCCCGCGTATCCGCGACCGGCGGATTATCACCTATGGCTTTTCTGCCCAGGCCGACGTGCGCGGCACCAATGTGACCCCCGGCCCCGACGGCAACCGCTTCGACGTCGTCGTGCGCGACCGCGACGGGAACAGCCGGACGATCGAGGGCATCCATCTGCCGATGTCGGGGCGCCACAATGTCCAGAATGCGCTCGCCGCGGTCGCGGTCGCGCTGCACATGGGGGTGCCGGACGAAAAGATCGTGTCGGGTTTCAACGGTTTTGCCGGGGTCAAGCGGCGCTTCACCAAGGTTGGCGAGATTGTGACCGATGAGGGCGTTGTCACCGTGATCGACGATTATGCGCACCACCCGGTCGAGATTCGCGCGGTGCTGTCGGCGGCGCGTGAAGGCGCGGGGGCGGGGCGCGTCGTCGCCGTCGTCCAGCCGCACCGCTTCACGCGCCTTCGCGATCATATGGACGATTTCCAGCAGGCGTTTAACGACGCCGACATGGTGTTGGCGCTGCCGGTCTATGCGGCGGGTGAAAGCCCGATCGAGGGCGTGTCGTCGGATGCGCTGGTGCGGGGCCTGCGCGACCGCGGGCATCGGCAGGCGAATGTCGTCGCCGACGCCGACGCACTGGCCGCAAGCCTTGCCGCGAGTATCAAGGCGGGCGACCTCGGCGCGGGCGATATGATCATCTGCCTCGGCGCGGGCGACATCACCAAGATGGCGGCTGGGCTGGCGAGCGCGGTGGAGGGTGCGGCGTGA
- a CDS encoding FtsW/RodA/SpoVE family cell cycle protein has translation MGRMSGGDDMETAERPVIAATRTTKRRGPRFSRADRTPLGLWFWEIDRVLLLLVSMLIAIGLVAVAAASPVAAQKLSTSSAALDPLYYFYRQLMWAIVGVPVMLAVSMLPKPQARRFAIYGTIAFMVLLFLVPLAGTSVNGAQRWIGSGAFRLQPSEFLKPFFAVSLAWILSLRLHDQSLPVVPLAAALTGVVALLLMGQPDLGQTVIFAATWFVLVLVAGLSMRIMGMLAGSGVALLILAYFFYPVAQQRINIWLFAEGDSFQVDKAHATLTAGGLVGTGPGAGLAKFQLPEAHTDYIFSVIGEEFGMIACIAIAILYLAIIVRVLVRLLDEEDSFLILAVAGLIAQFGGQAVINMAVNTQIFPSKGMTLPFISYGGSSFIALSIGMGLLLSLTRRNPYAARVSMTRNWNKK, from the coding sequence ATGGGGCGCATGAGCGGGGGAGACGATATGGAGACCGCCGAACGCCCGGTAATCGCCGCCACGCGCACGACCAAACGCCGCGGCCCGCGCTTCAGCCGCGCCGACCGCACCCCGCTTGGCCTGTGGTTCTGGGAAATCGATCGCGTATTGTTGCTGCTCGTGTCGATGCTGATCGCGATCGGACTGGTCGCGGTTGCTGCGGCGTCGCCGGTCGCGGCGCAAAAATTGTCGACCAGCAGCGCGGCGCTCGACCCGCTCTATTATTTCTATCGCCAGTTGATGTGGGCAATCGTGGGCGTGCCTGTCATGCTGGCCGTGTCGATGCTGCCCAAGCCGCAGGCGCGGCGTTTCGCCATTTACGGCACGATCGCCTTCATGGTGCTGCTGTTCCTGGTGCCGCTGGCGGGCACGTCGGTGAACGGCGCGCAGCGCTGGATCGGCAGCGGCGCTTTCCGGTTGCAGCCGTCGGAGTTCCTCAAGCCCTTTTTCGCGGTGTCGCTCGCGTGGATCCTGTCGCTGCGCCTGCACGACCAGAGCCTGCCCGTCGTCCCGCTCGCCGCGGCGCTCACCGGCGTCGTCGCGCTCTTGCTGATGGGGCAGCCCGATCTTGGCCAGACGGTGATCTTTGCCGCGACCTGGTTCGTGCTCGTGCTCGTCGCGGGCCTGTCGATGCGGATCATGGGGATGCTCGCGGGCTCGGGCGTCGCCCTCCTGATCCTTGCCTATTTCTTCTACCCGGTGGCGCAGCAGCGCATCAATATCTGGCTGTTCGCCGAAGGCGACAGTTTCCAGGTGGACAAGGCGCATGCGACGCTCACCGCGGGCGGGCTGGTCGGAACCGGCCCCGGCGCGGGTCTCGCCAAGTTCCAGCTGCCCGAAGCGCACACCGACTATATCTTCTCGGTGATCGGCGAGGAGTTCGGGATGATCGCCTGCATCGCGATCGCGATCCTCTATCTCGCGATCATCGTCCGCGTCCTTGTCCGTCTGCTCGATGAAGAGGACAGCTTCCTGATCCTCGCCGTCGCCGGGCTGATCGCGCAGTTCGGCGGACAGGCGGTGATCAACATGGCGGTGAACACGCAGATCTTTCCGTCAAAGGGAATGACCCTGCCCTTCATCAGCTATGGCGGCTCGTCGTTCATCGCCTTGTCGATCGGCATGGGTTTGCTCTTGTCGCTGACCCGGCGAAACCCCTATGCGGCGCGGGTGTCGATGACCCGCAACTGGAACAAGAAATGA
- the murG gene encoding undecaprenyldiphospho-muramoylpentapeptide beta-N-acetylglucosaminyltransferase, producing the protein MTATRHFLLAAGGTGGHMLPAYALADELIARGHRVALVSDDRGLKIPGAPAELETHVLPAGRASGGPLGWLKGALAIRKGRRMAIELIDDFDPAVVVGFGGYPSLPSLLAAGATKRPRVIHEQNAVLGRVNRLMAPRVDAVAVAYHHIQRYPAGHELKMHITGNPVRDEIVAIREEGFPPLLEDGIFRLLVVGGSLGATVLSEVVPAAIAMLPRALLDRLQVVQQCREDDLEAVRARYAELGVAAECAPYIKDFPERLRWAHMVIARAGASTVAELACAGRPAIFVPYPHAMDDHQTYNVVDLVEAGGAISFRQSDFIPAEVAKHIQRMAVEPGVLEEAAERAASCGLPDATRDLADLVESFAAPPMMDVIRVGASLPRAASGIAAARREAK; encoded by the coding sequence ATGACCGCAACGCGCCACTTCCTCCTCGCCGCCGGCGGCACCGGCGGGCATATGCTCCCCGCCTATGCGCTGGCCGACGAGTTGATCGCGCGCGGGCACCGCGTCGCGCTGGTCAGCGACGACCGCGGGCTGAAGATTCCGGGCGCGCCTGCGGAGCTGGAAACGCACGTCCTGCCCGCCGGGCGCGCATCGGGCGGGCCCCTCGGCTGGCTGAAGGGCGCGCTTGCGATTCGCAAGGGGCGACGCATGGCGATCGAGTTGATCGACGACTTCGACCCGGCGGTGGTCGTCGGCTTCGGCGGCTACCCGTCGCTGCCCAGCCTGCTCGCGGCAGGGGCGACCAAGCGGCCGCGCGTGATCCACGAGCAGAATGCCGTGCTCGGCCGCGTCAACCGGCTGATGGCGCCGCGCGTCGATGCGGTGGCGGTCGCCTATCATCATATCCAGCGCTATCCGGCGGGACACGAGCTCAAGATGCATATCACCGGCAATCCGGTGCGTGACGAGATTGTCGCGATCCGCGAGGAAGGTTTTCCGCCGCTGCTCGAGGATGGCATTTTTCGCCTGCTCGTGGTCGGGGGAAGTTTGGGGGCGACGGTGCTCAGCGAGGTCGTCCCGGCGGCAATCGCCATGCTGCCACGCGCGCTGCTCGATCGGCTACAGGTCGTTCAGCAGTGCCGCGAGGATGACCTGGAGGCGGTGCGCGCCCGATATGCCGAACTGGGTGTCGCCGCCGAATGTGCGCCTTACATCAAGGATTTCCCTGAGCGGCTGCGTTGGGCGCATATGGTGATTGCACGCGCGGGTGCGTCGACCGTCGCCGAACTGGCCTGCGCGGGCCGCCCGGCGATCTTCGTGCCCTATCCGCACGCGATGGACGATCACCAGACCTATAATGTCGTCGACCTGGTCGAGGCGGGCGGCGCGATTTCGTTCCGGCAGTCCGATTTCATCCCCGCCGAGGTTGCCAAGCATATCCAGCGCATGGCGGTCGAACCCGGCGTACTCGAAGAGGCGGCCGAACGCGCCGCGAGCTGCGGGCTTCCCGATGCAACCCGCGACCTTGCCGATCTCGTCGAATCCTTTGCCGCGCCGCCGATGATGGACGTGATCCGTGTTGGCGCTTCGCTGCCGCGCGCGGCATCGGGTATCGCGGCTGCGCGCCGGGAGGCGAAGTGA
- the murD gene encoding UDP-N-acetylmuramoyl-L-alanine--D-glutamate ligase, whose product MITSRAFAGRRYAVLGLARSGLATVEALVASGAGVTAWDDREEARDAAMALGADIGNPLDIDLIGFAGVVVSPGVPLNRHPIAAHARDAHVPVIGDIELFAEARSELPPHKVVGITGTNGKSTVTALIAHMLESAGVPVLMGGNIGLPILTREPLPEAGVYVLELSSFQIDLAHSLACDVAVLTNISPDHLDRYDGFEGYVASKARLFSLQHRDQVAIIATDDDPSKMIASRVNHRLHRVSAKDIDPVDQARWPALQGPHNAQNAVCAIAACRVLGLDDEAIERGLATFRSLPHRMELVGEARGARWYNDSKATNAASAAPALAAFPPAPDQRLHWIAGGQAKGDGLAACRPWFGHVKRAYLIGEAMAPFAAEIGDAIAIERSGDLASAVAQAAAAVQPGDIVLLSPACASFDQFKDYEARGEAFRAAVEALGA is encoded by the coding sequence GTGATTACCTCGCGCGCCTTTGCCGGTCGCCGCTATGCGGTGCTGGGACTGGCGCGCTCGGGGCTGGCCACCGTCGAGGCGCTTGTCGCCAGCGGCGCGGGCGTCACCGCGTGGGATGACCGCGAGGAGGCGCGCGACGCCGCGATGGCGCTGGGCGCCGACATCGGCAATCCGCTGGACATCGACCTCATCGGCTTTGCGGGCGTCGTCGTATCGCCGGGCGTGCCGCTCAACCGCCACCCGATCGCCGCGCACGCGCGCGATGCCCATGTCCCCGTCATCGGCGACATCGAGCTGTTTGCCGAAGCGCGCAGCGAGCTGCCGCCGCACAAGGTCGTCGGCATCACCGGCACCAATGGCAAATCCACCGTCACCGCGCTGATCGCGCACATGCTTGAAAGCGCGGGCGTACCCGTGCTGATGGGCGGCAATATCGGTCTGCCGATCCTGACGCGCGAACCCCTGCCTGAAGCTGGTGTCTATGTGCTCGAACTGTCGAGCTTTCAGATTGACCTTGCGCACAGTCTGGCGTGCGACGTCGCGGTGCTCACCAACATCAGCCCCGATCATCTCGACCGCTACGACGGGTTCGAGGGTTATGTCGCATCGAAGGCGCGGCTGTTCAGCCTGCAACACCGCGATCAGGTCGCGATCATCGCGACCGACGACGATCCTTCAAAAATGATCGCAAGCCGGGTGAACCATCGCCTTCACCGCGTTTCGGCGAAGGACATCGACCCCGTGGATCAGGCGCGCTGGCCCGCGCTGCAAGGCCCCCACAATGCGCAGAACGCCGTTTGCGCGATCGCCGCGTGTCGCGTGCTGGGGCTGGACGACGAAGCAATCGAACGCGGCCTCGCGACCTTCCGGTCGCTCCCGCACCGCATGGAATTGGTCGGCGAAGCCCGCGGCGCCCGCTGGTATAATGACAGCAAGGCGACCAACGCGGCTTCCGCTGCACCGGCGCTGGCGGCGTTTCCGCCGGCGCCGGACCAGCGTTTGCACTGGATTGCGGGGGGACAGGCGAAGGGCGACGGGCTGGCGGCGTGCCGGCCGTGGTTCGGCCATGTCAAACGCGCCTATCTGATCGGCGAGGCGATGGCGCCGTTCGCGGCGGAAATCGGCGACGCCATCGCGATCGAGCGATCGGGCGACCTGGCGAGTGCTGTGGCGCAGGCGGCGGCGGCGGTCCAGCCCGGCGACATCGTGCTGCTGTCGCCCGCCTGCGCGTCGTTCGACCAGTTCAAGGATTATGAGGCGCGCGGCGAGGCGTTCCGCGCAGCGGTCGAGGCGCTGGGGGCATGA